A window of the Helianthus annuus cultivar XRQ/B chromosome 4, HanXRQr2.0-SUNRISE, whole genome shotgun sequence genome harbors these coding sequences:
- the LOC110933651 gene encoding uncharacterized protein LOC110933651, producing the protein MYYNSIGISREQRDEEKTKIVKEERIMEENQALIAQVEEDKHKLTDEEMNKIPEVDEKIEIEYKKYTVTCEICAKNEDFFKQKRTVLAKKEDFLNKTYLEVAEKEIFLEQKCNEVIEHEEFLNQIHLEFKKKEMFLRKKCIGVLEKEIILNNKCEEIAQKKEFMKNKYKELDKVNEILKQKCSEKCVECVQKVENFHELIKQNDLLKYDSQMKEAYDKMSSKTKHFIDVSRKDADTKRILEATLETKQNAINKYLDTIALLKQELAETEGLFLDNDEDHLD; encoded by the exons ATGTACTACAACAGTATTGGAATCAGCAGGGAGCAGAGAGATGAAGAAAAGACAAAAATTGTCAAAGAGGAAAGAATAATGGAAGAAAATCAAGCTTTGATAGCTCAGGTTGAAGAAGATAAACATAAACTAACTGATGAGGAGATGAACAAGATTCCAGAAGTTGATGAGAAAATTGAAATTGAGTATAAGAAATATACTGTTACATGCGAGATCTGTGCTAAAAACGAAGATTTTTTCAAACAAAAACGCACAGTTCTTGCTAAAAAGGAAGATTTTCTAAACAAAACTTATTTAGAAGTTGCTGAAAAAGAAATTTTTCTTGAACAAAAATGCAATGAAGTTATTGAACATGAAGAATTTTTAAACCAAATTCACTTAGAGTTTAAGAAAAAGGAAATGTTCTTGAGGAAAAAATGCATAGGTGTTCTTGAAAAAGAAATAATTTTAAATAACAAATGTGAAGAGATAGCTCAAAAGAAAGAATTTATGAAAAATAAATACAAAGAGCTTGATAAAGTAAATgaaattttgaaacaaaaatgtTCAGAAAAGTGCGTTGAGTGTGTTCAGAAAGTGGAAAATTTTCATGAATTGATAAAGCAAAATGATCTTTTGAAATACGATTCTCAGATGAAAGAGGCATATGATAAGATGAGTAGTAAAACTAAACATTTTATTGACGTTAGCCGTAAAGATGCTGATACTAAAAGGATACTTGAAGCTACTTTGGAAACTAAACAAAATGCAATAAATAAGTATCTTGACACAATTGCATTGCTTAAACAAGAATTAGCAGAAACGGAAGG ACTTTTCTTAGATAATGATGAAGACCATCTAGACTAG